In Polyangiaceae bacterium, the genomic window CGCTCGATAGCCGGAGCTTCGCGGAGCCGGCGGCGCTCCACGACCTCGCGCTCGCTGCGCTGGCCAACCAGGAGCAGGCCGATGCGGTGGCGGCCTACCGCGCCCTCGTGCCTCGGGCCAGCATGCTGGCCGACCCGCGCCGGCGCCAGCGCGTGTACCTGGAGGCAGCGATGACGGTCATGCGAGGCGACGCGAGCACGCTGGACGAAGCGCTGGGGTACCTGGGCGAAGCGCGGCGCCTGCGCGGTCTACCCGGCCTGAGCGACGTGGTGCTCGGCGCCACGGCCCTGACGCTGGACCGGCAGGGCCGCCACGACGAAGCGCGAGGCGTGGCGGCAGAAGCCCGTGGGCCGCTGGGTGTGGTGCGGTTGGCCGGCTCGCCGGATCGCGAGCGCGTGGTCTGGCTCCCGGCATCGGAGCTGTCCGCCATTGCCGCCATGCTCTCCGAGCGCGGCCACCCCGAGGTGGCCAAGAAGCACTGGCGCGCCTTCTTGGACAGCCCCGACGCCGCCCGCTCCCCTTGGCTCGCACACGCGAAGAAGAAGCTGGAGTCGGTCGGCGCGGGTCCGCGCCGCGGCGGGAAGCCCGCGAGATGAGGGCCGCCTGTGCGCTCGCCGTGCTCGTCGCCTCAGCCGGTACGGCGCGAGCGGAGCCGTCGATCTGGGACGCGGCCCGCGAGCCCAAGGCGGCCCGCGACTACCAGACGCTGGTGGCGGTCGAGCGTATGGTGGCTCGCGACGACAGCGCCTGGTTCGATCCCACGCTGCCGCAGCGATTCATGCGCGCGGCGCTGGCGATGGTGGAGCTGGCGGGTGGCACCGAGGGCCACGATGCTCGCCTCCTGTTCATCGCTGGAGACCTGCTCTCGGATCCGCTGGTCGGCCGCGACGAGGACGCGCGCAAGCTGCTCGACCGGGCGCTTGCGCTCGAACCGGCGTCGCCCTTGGCTGGCCGCGCGTGGTTCAACGTCGCGATTGCTTCGGCTCGGCTGGGCGATCCGAAGCGAGAGCGCGAGGCGTACAGTCGCGCCCTCGAGCGGGTGTGGGAGCCGGGTTTTCGCGCGAACATTCTCGCCAACCGCGGCGAGTCGAGCATGGTGCTCGGGGAGCTGGAGGCCGCCATCCTGGACTACCGCCGGGCGATCGCGGTCGCAGACCGGCCGGACCTGTCGGCGCTGGCGTATTACGGGCTCGGCGTCGCGCTCGAGCGCAACGGCGACCTGCCGCGCGCGCTCGACGCCATGGTGGTCGCCAGCGCCATCCAGATCCCCGGCGTCGGCTCGGCCCTCGATCTGCCCAGCGTGTTCTTCGTGCCGGCCTACGACGTCCACTACTACCGTGCCCTGGCGTCCATGGCGGAGGCCCGCGCGGCGCAGAAGCCGGAGCTCGTCGCCGTGTCCTTGCTGGACGCCGGGGAGCACTGGCAGAAGTACCTGGAGCACGCCATCCCCGAGGGTCACCGCTGGGTCGGGCACGCCAAGCGCCACCAAGCGACGCTGCTCGGTCGGCTCGCGAAGCTCACGCCCGAGATCAGGCGGCGCGCGGCAGCGACTCGTCGGGGGCGTTGAGCGCGCGGCTCAAGCCCTCGACGTCCTCGACGCGCTCGAGCACCGGGCACAGCCCCGGCATGGCCTCGTCGTCCCTGAACGCACCGCTTGCGGCGAGCGCGCGGGCGTGGGGACCGTCGAGCACCAGGAACACGTCCCGGAGGCCGCCGCCGGCAGGCGCGTCGATGACGTCCACGATCTTCTTGCGATCGAGGTGCAGCTCCTCTTTCCCGCGCTGGATCAACACCCGGCGATTGGTCACCAGGTAGCGGGTGGTCCCGGCGAGCCGCCCGGGCCGAATCACGGCCCAATAGAACAGCACGCAGGAGGTCGCCAGCACGGTCAGCGTGGCCAGCCCGAGGCCGGTCACCAGGGCCTCGAAGGTCAGCGCCTGCTCGGACATGTCGGCGGCGACGAGCTTCTGCAGCGTCGGCACGCCGGTGACGACCATGCGCACGGCCACAGCCAGCAAGATCGCCGAGAGCGCCACGTTGGTCCAGCCGCGCTGCCGCGGCAGGTACGAGCGCCAGGTCGGACGCGGATTCGCCGCCCACAGCACGCGCTCGCCGAGCTGGAGTCGTTGAGCCAGGAGCCGGTCATCTCGACCCGGCAGCACCACGTCCTCGTGGCCCGCGATGATGGCGGCGACGCGGTCGGGCGCCTTCAGGCCGTACAGGCGCAGCATCAGGCGCCGGCGCAGCGCACCGGTGGGAACGGCCCGAACGAGCTCGACGTCGCCCACACCCGGACCCGACCAATGAATGCGGGCGAAGCTGATCTCGCTGCGCTCGATGCTGCGGCGAAAGGGCCCGCGCTTGAACACGACGTGGTGCTCCGTCACCTCGTAGCTCACTCGAGCGAGCCAGACGCGCGGACCGTGCAGCAGCACGAGCCCGAGGGTCGTCGCCCAGGCGCCGAACAGGAGCGTGGGGGCAGGGGACGTGCCCAGTGCGCGGGCCACCACGAAGGCGAAGCACACGCTCACCAGCGCGGCGGCGAACATCACCAGCGCGGCGCCCCGAAGAAACATCGGAGTCTCGAGCCGCTCGGGGCGGCCCGTCCAGACGATCTGCTCTCCGTATCTCGAGTCGCGCGGCACGTGGTTCGAAGCTTGGACGGCTGGGCCTCTCGGAAAGTTTGAGGGCGCGACCAGCACTCGTCTAGCGACCAAAATCATTCCAGCGTGGCAGGAATGGGTCGTCGGGCCGGGAGGGCGTCAGGACGACGGGGCCACGAACACGATCTCGACTCGCTCGTTGCGCTGGCTCGAGCCCGCTCGCGCCGGATCCACCACAGGCTGCGCGGCGCCGGCCGAGATCACCTCCAGGCGGGTCACGCCGGCGGCCGCGAGCGCGTCGGACAGGCTCTTCTTGCGCGCCTCCTCGCCGGCAGCCCTGCCGTGGAGCACCACCAGGATCGGAAACCCCGGGTGCGCCTTGGCGACGCGCCCGAGCGCCTCGAGGGTGCGGGCTGCATCGCTCGTCAGCGCGCCCCTCGCGTCGAACAGCCCGCGCAGCGTGATCACCACGCCGCGGTCGTCACGGAACGGGTGGAGCGAGCCGCTCCGGCTCAGCTCTGCCAAGAGCGCGTCGGCGAGCCCAGCTGCGGGCGCAGCCTGGGTCGCGGGGCGTCGGGCGTCGGTCAAGTGCTTGAGGCAGGTCGAACGTGCTGCCACCGCCGCGTCGATGGGCGTGGCTTTGGGGCTCGACCCGAGCGTGCGCTCGAGCTCCGCGAGCTTGCCGAGCTCCCCGCTCGGGCCGTCGCGGTTCGGAGCCACCAGACGAGCCGCCACGCAGAGCAGCCGGGCTTGCGACACCAGGGCGCGCGCCGCCTCCAAGCGCGCCTTCTCGCGCTCGGGGCCTGCCGGCGCGTTCGGGGCCAGTGGCAAGGCGTCTTCCGCGACGCGGATCCGGAGCTCGAGGTCGTTCGCTTCGGCCGCGACGCGCTGGTGCTTCTCGTCCACGTCCGCCAGCGCGGTCTTGGCGAGAGCGAGGTCGCGGTTCGCCTGCTCGAGGTCGCGCTCGGCCCGGGCCAGGCGCGCCAACACGAAGGCACGCCCGTACGCTGCCAGGGCGTGCTCGCTCAGGATCTGCGCCGAAGCGCTGTCGCCGTCGCGATGCGCGGCCTCCGCCTGTTGCCGGAGCGCCTCCGCCCGGGCGTGGGCTTGCGGCGCGAGCTCTTTCGATTCGCGGGCCTGGGCGGTGCCGGCGGCGGCATCCAGGTCCGCCATGATGCGCGGGCGAGGCGCGGACGCACACGCGGCGAGCACTCCGCAAGCGAGCAACAGGGCCCAGCGCCTCACGGCTTGCCTCCGGCCTTCTTCGGGGTCGGAGCGGCAGGTGGCGGCGCGGCCTTCGACTTCTCCAGCTCGTCGAGCTTGGCCTGCGCGCGCCCGCGACGCGCCAGCGTCTCCTCGAGCAGCGCCCGCGCGCGCGAGAGCTTCGTCTCGACGTCGGACAGATCCTTCTGCACGTCGCGGAGCTTCTTCTCGGCTTCGGCGGCGCGCACCAGATCGGTCCCGGTCTCCGCGTGCTCGCGCCCCAGCGCTTCGAGCTCCGGGGCGTGCTTGGTATCGCCGGCAGCTCGGGCTTCCTCGGCGCGCGTGAGCGCGCGCCGCGCGGCGGTCATCGGTTCGTGGGCGAGGCGAGCGTGCGCGGGGACGGCGGAGAGGGCCGCGAGGGCCGCTTCGGCGCGCCCTCGGTCGTCGCCCGTGCGCGTCGCGAACGCCGCGCCTCCGAGGCTCAGGCAGAGCGCGAGCACGACCAGTGACGAGGCCCAACGGGGCGAGCTTTTCACGGGTGAAACAAGCCACGAGCCTCTCGCCGGGTCAAGTCTCGCGCGCGCCCTCGTCGCGTGCTCGCGATCGGGCTATAGGCCCCCGCCCGGAGACGATGACGATGCGAAAGAGCTGGGACGAGTATTTCATGGCCATCGCACGCGAGGTGGCGACTCGCTCCACCTGCGACCGAAAGCACGTCGGGGCGGTCATCGTGCGCGAGAAGATGATCCTGGCGACGGGATACAACGGCTCGATCCGAGGGTTGCCCCACTGCGACGACGAAGGTCACCTGATGGAGGACAACCACTGCGTGCGCACCGTGCACGCCGAGGCCAACGCCATCGTCCAGGCGGCCCGCAACGGCGTGCGGGTCGACGAGGCGGGGATCTACGTGACGGCTTCGCCCTGCTTCGGCTGCTTCAAGCTGGTGGCCAACTCGGGGATCCGCCGCATCGTGTTCGGTGAGTTCTACCGCGACCATCGCATCTTCGAGTTCAGCAAGCTCCTGGGCATCGACCTGGTCCATCACGAGGGCGGGCACTCGGGATGAAGGCGCTGTCCGTCGCGGTGATCGCCGGAGGACCGTCGGCCGAAGCGAACGTGAGCCGCACCTCGGCCGGGGCGGTGTGCGCCGCGCTCGGCCAGGCGGGTCAACGAGCGACCGTCCTGGAGCTCGAAGCGGCGCTCCCGGCCGCGCTCCGCGAGGGGCGCTTCGACGTCGCGTTCCCGGTCACCCACGGCCCGCTCGGGGAGGACGGCTGCCTCCAGGGGCTGCTCGAGGTGCTCGGATTGCCCTACGTCGGCTCGGGGGTGCTGGCGAGCGCGCTCGCGGCATCCAAGCCTCACGCCAAGGCGTTGTTCCGGCAGAGCGCGCTGCCCCTGGCAGAGGAGCTCTCCGTGTCCGAGCTGGAGGGGGTGGCGCGCGCCGCCCAACGCGTGCGTGAGCGCTTCGACGGGGCAGTCGTGGTGAAGCCCGCGTCGGGCGGCTCGGCCATCGGCACGACGCGGGTCGATCCAGCTGACGAACGGCTCGAGGCGGCGCTGGAGGCGGCCTTCGCCGTGGACGCGGACGTGCTGGTCGAGCGCTTCGTCGCGGGGCTGGAGGTGACGTGCGGGGTGCTCGAGGGTCCAAGCGGCGCGCGCGTCTTGCCGCCCACGTTGATCTCGGCGAAGGCCGCCGACTGGTACGACTTCACCTCACGCTATCGAGCGGGCGGCAGCGCACACCAGTGTCCCGCGCCGCTGCCCGCGGCGGTGACGGCCCGGGTGCAGGAGGTCGCGCTCGCCGCGTTCCGGGCGTTGGGCTGCCGCGACCTCGGGCGCGCCGATTTCGTGGTCCCGGAAGGAGACGACCCGTCCGGGGTGACCTTGCTCGAGATCAACACCCTGCCCGGCATGACCAGCACCAGCTTGTTCCCGGAGGCCGCCGCCGCGGTCGGCATCGAGTTTCCCAGGTTGTGCGCGGAGCTCGCGCGCCGCGCCCACGAGCGCCCCGCGCGCAAGCATCCCGTCCCGATCGCCATGCCTTGAGTCCGACGGCGAGCGCCGAGTCAGCGCTTGCGCGCGCGCAGGCGGGCGAGCAGCTCGTCACGATTCTCCGGCGCGGTGACCGCACGGGGCCCCGGGCCGCGCTCTGGTGCCGTCGGGGCAGGCTCGGCCGCCGCTGCCGCGGCTGCGGAGCCGAGGGGCTGCGACACGACCTCGGGGGCGC contains:
- a CDS encoding tetratricopeptide repeat protein, translated to MRAACALAVLVASAGTARAEPSIWDAAREPKAARDYQTLVAVERMVARDDSAWFDPTLPQRFMRAALAMVELAGGTEGHDARLLFIAGDLLSDPLVGRDEDARKLLDRALALEPASPLAGRAWFNVAIASARLGDPKREREAYSRALERVWEPGFRANILANRGESSMVLGELEAAILDYRRAIAVADRPDLSALAYYGLGVALERNGDLPRALDAMVVASAIQIPGVGSALDLPSVFFVPAYDVHYYRALASMAEARAAQKPELVAVSLLDAGEHWQKYLEHAIPEGHRWVGHAKRHQATLLGRLAKLTPEIRRRAAATRRGR
- a CDS encoding dCMP deaminase family protein encodes the protein MTMRKSWDEYFMAIAREVATRSTCDRKHVGAVIVREKMILATGYNGSIRGLPHCDDEGHLMEDNHCVRTVHAEANAIVQAARNGVRVDEAGIYVTASPCFGCFKLVANSGIRRIVFGEFYRDHRIFEFSKLLGIDLVHHEGGHSG
- a CDS encoding D-alanine--D-alanine ligase, whose protein sequence is MKALSVAVIAGGPSAEANVSRTSAGAVCAALGQAGQRATVLELEAALPAALREGRFDVAFPVTHGPLGEDGCLQGLLEVLGLPYVGSGVLASALAASKPHAKALFRQSALPLAEELSVSELEGVARAAQRVRERFDGAVVVKPASGGSAIGTTRVDPADERLEAALEAAFAVDADVLVERFVAGLEVTCGVLEGPSGARVLPPTLISAKAADWYDFTSRYRAGGSAHQCPAPLPAAVTARVQEVALAAFRALGCRDLGRADFVVPEGDDPSGVTLLEINTLPGMTSTSLFPEAAAAVGIEFPRLCAELARRAHERPARKHPVPIAMP